A window of Drosophila subobscura isolate 14011-0131.10 chromosome E, UCBerk_Dsub_1.0, whole genome shotgun sequence contains these coding sequences:
- the LOC117890915 gene encoding CCR4-NOT transcription complex subunit 1 isoform X3, with product MNVENQLKTPPTQLRNLVKHVNKRNFNETSEQINQFIKDHGLEADRSSLRYLFTAINFSDPSPSVSAQLQAKLLGAQLQRQLQSSSFVSNICFAFDQHFANSQKSLKPSEIAEFIGQVCRLTGVNKLCECIIALAVTHSSHPELRDSAKEVLRGSISELLDSYLGNSNSSSATSGLQDISIDLLQYLLCCLNQYVTPKLQGQFLIKLREEFPRQAVPLILAPFLYGSTTAATSNPVGASASETDAEAEATTTTETASSISSDTDALNEVGIEDIYDHLSEIIFTNQGKNNIMDTSWINLILEIGYEFTSSVEECKNHLCSRERGERTELQPKDVAKIVGLMCRRHSSLLDCNVNLPTPANFWPGQGQGGGSNSSGSSQAQAATPQQGQNSSSNSNNNDGASDAGGSSSSDKKDKKETTDATQTWKPDVFVQALKELVPQLNWKDVCMELDHPEFVLKDRIGLDLLLTIVRLATQSNIFPHPECIYRHWANTEGQLSLISTLLKNPDLFSFADFVFSQPTLDVLKTAPDADNKEITTWKSLHLVEVLLSIADKGYYTQVHELFKFPAQNCPDVLFLALLHINPPLTPLRQDLFNLLIPTFLNNHPNSNVILASAWSSTNFPLRPNIMNAMSEWYLRSSDFDQVKLSRILDLAQDLKALSSLLNARSFLFIIDLACLASRREYLKLEKWLTDKIRDHGEPFMQAMIKVLLRRCPQVANAKVPEEQMPPKQAQLLPETVTTMINCLQTCINNCMQPEMVEMIMQMTANVAIMANKARAQQQQQQQQQQQQQQPFSGNLNAQQMFGPGMDPLTNMSNNLAGLNLSGPNGAFNFGNMLNNMVSTTPASPSRLMGPGGSPYPLNPMQMPQPLPPPPNVGNLGRMLPGGPQQPPTPSSAPPTAPNPNNPVMADLQIPVSKEVEDEVNSYFQRIYNHQPNPTLSIDEVLDILQRFKESSNRREQEVFLCMLRNLFEEYRFFCQYPEKELQITAQLFGGIIDRNLVPTFVALGLSLRCVLDALRKPDGSKLYYFGVTALDRFKTRLHTYNKYCEHIRSIPHFSDFPQHLIQYVEFGMHGQEPPPHKLQGLSNTISALATGQPSEPLYRTSAMQGHVPATAAPSSGQKTTVAVSHATRMKSIANATNIDTLLVANQEEKVTVPPEPVQDKTAFIFNNLSQLNIPQKCDEIKEIMTKEYWPWLAQYLVLKRASMEFNFHTLYYNFLDALKNGEINRFVTKETLRNIKVLLRSDKGVINFSDRSLLKNLGHWLGMMTLGRNRPILQLDLDLKSLLAEAYHKGQQELLFVVPFVAKILESSAKSKIFRSPNPWTMGIMYVLGELHQEPDLKLNLKFEIEVLCKTLNLELAKLRPVIYLKDSTRALLIEQQMSQPKPKQTESVPSPAAIQAIQQPPPQQQQQQQQPPPPPQQQQQQQQQQQQQQQQQQPPPPPLAEVDAAQAAAMMMNAAGGGSNNTSGSVASPSLPIDPSQVSLPPPEPRYSYVDVNVTNFQLIAQQLVLPPNIPFLHANPGIKHIVINAVERTITDWLQPVVDRSIRIACATTEQIIRKDFALDADENRMRTAAHQMVRNLAAGMAMITGKDEIARAISQNLHKAFVSALTGMPSLSEIQAASMQLASENVELVCAFIQKTSAEKAALEIDRRLSTDIETRKIAREEGSRFVDAQILSYQQERLPEAVRIKVGAAPATLYAVYSEFARTIPGFQQMSDRDIALFAPKPQDLPPPNVFANDDSSMVYAEVAAKMEAFMNTAINVPTLQLQASKMHMLLNALMATRRQRDQESAFTLLTRAVEGLAEGLVNVQDHMEQMKLYRDIHLRILSLLHNSFGAPNTERAVTKCFFEIREEVRFNVEAARALITAHFVNLNQFDGMLRDCMDNGNNYMAISFGIGLIERLIVEDRAINIVSDNEFMATVELLGRLTQHRHRYPECIVNAIDTLWSGNFNSTADYSPFNSNERSLSGASHYIHSGMHHVRSCDTDDPPGLQEKTEFLLKDWVALYAQQTQQTTRDARNFGAFVQKMNTYGILKTDDLITRFFRQATNICTDVVYRMFADPSMPINQAKNKIFQWIDAFVHLIAMLVRHSGEPGNPTTKINLLNKVLGIVLGTLLKDHEMRGVSFQQVGYHRFFMMLFMELCSADVNLDSLMHSIVSAFAYTYHLLSPSVAPGFCFAWLELISHRVFLGRILVQIPGQKGWLLYATLLQDLFKYLAPFLRNTELGKPVQLLYKGTLRVLLVLLHDFPEFLCDYHFGFCDTIPPNCVQMRNIILSAFPRNMRLPDPFTPNLKVDMLSDSSNAPKVLSSYIVNIQPPNFKKDLDSYLKARAPVTFLSELRGHLQVTTEPGTRYNMTLMNALVMYVGTQAIALIRNKNFVPNTSNIAHSAHMDIFQNLAVDLDTEGRYLFLNAIANQLRYPNSHTHYFSCAVLHLFAEANSEAIQEQITRVLLERLIVNRPHPWGLLITFIELIKNPIYKFWDHDFVHCAPEITKLFESVARSCLAKSNVTQQLNMAAIDGESQEVANIN from the exons ATGAACGTAGAGAACCAATTGAAAACACCGCCAACGCAGCTTCGTAATTTGGTCAAACACGTAAACAAGCGCAATTTTAATGAAACCAGCGAGCAAATAAACCAG TTCATCAAAGACCACGGCCTGGAAGCGGATCGTAGCAGTCTGCGCTATCTGTTCACTGCGATCAACTTCAGTGACCCATCGCCGAGCGTCTCCGCCCAGTTGCAGGCCAAATTACTGGGCGCTCAGTTGCAGCGGCAGTTGCAAAGCTCCTCGTTTGTGTCCAACATCTGCTTCGCGTTTGACCAGCACTTTGCCAACAGCCAAAAG TCGCTGAAGCCGTCAGAGATAGCAGAGTTCATTGGCCAGGTGTGCAGACTGACCGGCGTAAACAAGCTCTGCGAGTGCATAATTGCCTTGGCGGTGACCCACTCGTCGCATCCAGAACTTCGGGACTCGGCCAAAGAGGTCTTGCGTGGCTCCATAAGCGAGCTGCTCGACTCCTATTTggggaacagcaacagctcctcGGCCACTAGTGGACTGCAAGATATATCCATCGATCTGCTCCAGTATCTGCTGTGTTGTCTCAACCAATACGTGACACCGAAGCTGCAGGGGCAATTTTTGATCAAATTACGTGAAGAGTTTCCGCGGCAGGCGGTGCCTTTGATTTTGGCGCCGTTCCTATACGGCTCAACGACGGCGGCGACCTCGAATCCAGTTGGGGCCAGCGCCAGCGAAACTGAtgcagaggctgaggcaacgacaacgacagagacggccagcagcatcagttcCGACACGGATGCTTTAAATGAGGTTGGAATTGAAGACATATATGACCATTTAAGCGAAATAATATTCACAAACCAG ggcaaaaataatattatggACACATCTTGGATTAATCTAATCCTTGAAATCGGTTACGAATTTACATCGAGCGTTGAAGAGTGTAAAAATCATCTGTGCTCTCGCGAAAGAGGAGAGCGCACCGAGCTTCAGCCAAAAGATGTTGCCAAAATTGTTGGTCTCATGTGCCGGCGGCACTCATCTTTGCTCGATTGTAATGTAAATCTACCGACACCAGCAAATTTCTGGccaggacagggacagggcggcggcagcaataGTAGCGGCTCATCCCAAGCCCAAGCCGCCACACCCCAGCAGGGACAGAACtcaagcagcaacagtaacaacaacgATGGAGCCAGCGATGCAGGGGGCAGCTCGTCCAGTGATAAGAAGGACAAGAAAGAGACGACAGATGCCACACAAACCTGGAAGCCAGATGTCTTTGTGCAGGCACTCAAGGAACTGGTGCCACAGCTCAACTGGAAGGACGTGTGCATGG AACTCGATCATCCCGAATTCGTGCTGAAGGATCGCATCGGATTGGATCTTCTGCTTACGATTGTGCGACTGGCCACACAGTCGAACATCTTTCCACATCCAGAATGCATTTATCGCCACTGGGCCAACACGGAGGGTCAGCTGTCGCTGATCTCGACGCTGCTCAAGAACCCCGACCTGTTCTCCTTTGCCGACTTTGTGTTCAGTCAGCCAACGCTGGATGTCCTGAAGACGGCACCGGATGCGGACAACAAAGAGATTACGACCTGGAAGTCACTGCACCTAGTCGAGGTGCTGCTCTCCATTGCGGACAAGGGCTACTACACGCAGGTCCATGAGCTGTTCAAGTTCCCTGCCCAGAATTGCCCAGACGTTCTGtttttggcgctgctgcaCATAAATCCACCACTGACGCCGCTGCGGCAGGACTTGTTCAATTTGTTGATTCCAACGTTCCTCAACAATCATCCCAACTCGAATGTGATCCTGGCCAGCGCCTGGAGCTCGACCAACTTCCCGCTGCGTCCGAACATTATGAACGCCATGTCCGAGTGGTATCTGCGCAGCAGCGACTTTGACCAGGTGAAACTGTCGCGCATTCTCGATCTCGCCCAGGACCTGAAGGCGCTCTCGTCGCTCCTCAATGCCCGCTCCTTTCTGTTCATTATCGATTTGGCCTGCCTGGCCTCCAGGCGGGAGTACTTGAAGCTGGAGAAATGGCTCACCGATAAGATCCGCGACCATGGCGAGCCCTTCATGCAGGCGATGATCAAGGTGCTGCTCCGGCGTTGCCCACAGGTGGCCAATGCCAAGGTGCCGGAGGAACAGATGCCACCGAAACAGGCTCAGCTGCTGCCCGAGACGGTGACGACGATGATCAATTGCCTCCAGACGTGCATCAACAATTGCATGCAGCCCGAGATGGTCGAAATGATCATGCAGATGACCGCCAATGTGGCCATTATGGCGAACAAGGCACgtgcccaacagcagcagcagcaacaacagcag cagcagcagcagcagcccttcTCCGGCAACCTCAATGCGCAGCAAATGTTCGGGCCCGGCATGGATCCGCTCACCAATATGTCCAACAATCTGGCAGGCCTTAATCTGAGTGGACCGAATGGAGCCTTTAACTTTGGAAATATGTTGA ATAACATGGTTTCTACTACTCCAGCATCTCCATCGCGTCTAATGGGTCCCGGTGGCAGCCCTTATCCGCTGAATCCCATGCAGATGCCACAAcctctgccgccgccaccgaaTGTCGGTAATCTGGGCCGGATGCTACCCGGGGGACCACAGCAGCCGCCGACACCATCATCGGCACCGCCAACGGCACCCAATCCAAACAATCCTGTGATGGCCGACCTGCAGATTCCCGTGTCCAAGGAGGTGGAGGACGAGGTCAACTCGTATTTCCAACGCATCTACAACCATCAGCCCAATCCCACGCTCTCGATCGACGAGGTGCTGGACATACTGCAGCGCTTTAAGGAGTCCAGCAATCGGCGGGAGCAGGAGGTCTTCCTGTGCATGCTGCGCAATCTGTTCGAGGAGTATCGGTTCTTCTGCCAGTACCCGGAAAAGGAGCTGCAGATCACCGCCCAGCTGTTTGGCGGCATCATAGACCGCAACCTGGTGCCTACCTTCGTGGCGCTCGGACTCTCGCTGCGCTGCGTGCTGGATGCTCTCCGCAAGCCAGACGGCTCCAAGCTCTATTACTTTGGTGTCACGGCCCTGGACCGGTTCAAGACACGACTGCACACATACAACAAGTACTGCGAGCATATACGCTCCATTCCGCACTTCTCGGACTTTCCGCAGCACCTAATCCAGTATGTGGAGTTTGGCATGCACGGCcaggagccgccgccgcacaaGCTGCAGGGCCTGAGCAACACAATCTCGGCCCTGGCCACAGGACAACCATCGGAGCCGCTCTATCGCACCAGCGCTATGCAAG GCCATGTACCGGCGACTGCAGCGCCCAGCTCTGGCCAGAAGACAACTGTGGCCGTGTCGCATGCCACGCGCATGAAGTCGATTGCCAATGCCACAAATATTGACACTCTGCTGGTGGCCAACCAGGAGGAGAAGGTGACGGTGCCGCCGGAGCCGGTGCAGGACAAGACAGCGTTCATATTCAACAATCTCAGCCAGCTGAACATACCGCAGAAGTGCGATGAGATCAAGGAGATTATGACCAAGGAGTATTGGCCATGGCTGGCCCAGTATCTCGTCCTCAAGCGTGCCTCCATGGAGTTTAACTTTCACACGCTCTACTACAACTTCCTGGATGCCCTTAAGAACGGCGAGATCAATCGTTTTGTGACCAAGGAGACGCTGCGCAACATCAAGGTGCTGCTGCGCTCCGACAAGGGTGTCATCAACTTCTCGGACCGCAGTCTGCTGAAGAATCTCGGCCATTGGCTGGGCATGATGACCCTGGGTCGCAATCGTCCCATTCTGCAGCTTGATCTCGATCTCAAGTCGCTGCTGGCCGAGGCCTACCACAaggggcagcaggagctgctcttTGTTGTGCCATTTGTGGCAAAGATCCTGGAGTCGTCGGCAAAGTCGAAAATCTTCCGTTCACCGAATCCCTGGACAATGGGCATCATGTATGTGCTGGGGGAGCTGCATCAGGAGCCGGATCTCAAGCTGAACCTCAAGTTCGAAATCGAAGTGCTCTGCAAAACGCTCAACCTGGAATTGGCCAAGCTGCGGCCAGTCATCTACCTGAAGGACTCCACCCGTGCCCTTCTCATCGAGCAGCAAATGTCTCAGCCGAAGCCCAAGCAGACGGAATCTGTGCCCTCGCCGGCAGCGATTCAAGCGATCCAACAGccaccgccgcagcagcagcaacaacagcagcagccaccgccgccgcctcagcagcaacaacaacaacaacaacaacagcagcagcagcaacaacaacagcaacctcctccaccgcctcTAGCGGAGGTGGATGCCGCCCAGGCCGCGGCCATGATGATGAAcgctgcaggaggaggctcGAACAACACATCGGGATCGGTTGCCTCACCCAGCCTGCCCATCGATCCCAGTCAGGTGTCCCTGCCACCGCCAGAGCCACGCTACTCGTACGTAGACGTCAATGTGACCAACTTCCAGCTcattgcccagcagctggtgctgccccCCAACATACCCTTCCTCCATGCCAATCCGGGCATCAAGCATATCGTCATCAATGCCGTGGAGCGGACCATCACAGATTGGCTGCAGCCCGTCGTGGATCGTAGCATTCGCATCGCCTGCGCCACCACAGAGCAGATCATTCGCAAGGACTTTGCCCTGGATGCGGATGAGAACCGCATGCGCACTGCTGCCCACCAAATGGTGCGCaatctggctgctggcatggCCATGATCACCGGCAAAGATGAGATCGCGCGTGCCATCAGCCAGAATCTGCACAAAGCCTTTGTGTCGGCGCTTACGGGAATGCCCAGCCTGTCGGAGATTCAGGCCGCCTCCATGCAGTTGGCCAGCGAGAATGTGGAACTGGTGTGCGCCTTCATCCAGAAGACATCGGCCGAGAAGGCAGCCCTCGAGATCGATCGGCGCCTTTCCACCGACATCGAGACGCGCAAGATAGCCCGCGAGGAGGGCAGTCGCTTCGTGGACGCCCAGATCCTGAGCTATCAGCAGGAGCGCCTGCCCGAAGCTGTGCGCATCAAGGTGGGCGCTGCTCCGGCCACTCTGTATGCGGTATACTCGGAGTTTGCCCGCACCATTCCGGGCTTCCAGCAGATGAGCGACAGAGACATTGCACTGTTCGCTCCCAAGCCGCAGGATCTGCCGCCGCCGAATGTGTTTGCcaacgacgacagcagcaTGGTGTATGCCGAAGTGGCCGCCAAGATGGAGGCCTTCATGAACACCGCCATCAATGTGCcgacgctgcagctgcaggccagCAAAATGCACATGCTGCTCAACGCACTGATGGCCACGCGTCGTCAGCGCGACCAGGAGTCTGCGTTCACTCTGCTGACCCGTGCCGTAGAGGGTCTCGCCGAGGGACTCGTCAACGTCCAGGACCACATGGAGCAGATGAAGCTCTACCGCGACATCCATCTGCGCATCCTCAGTCTGCTGCACAACAGCTTTGGGGCCCCCAACACCGAGCGAGCGGTGACCAAGTGCTTCTTCGAAATTCGCGAGGAAGTCCGCTTCAATGTGGAGGCCGCCCGTGCCCTGATCACTGCGCACTTTGTCAATCTCAATCAGTTCGATGGCATGCTGCGCGACTGCATGGACAATGGCAACAATTACATGGCCATCTCGTTCGGTATTGGTCTGATCGAGCGCCTCATTGTGGAGGATCGTGCGATTAACATTGTGTCCGACAACGAGTTCATGGCCACCGTCGAGCTGCTCGGCCGACTCACACAGCACCGTCACCGGTATCCCGAGTGCATTGTCAATGCCATTGATACCCTGTGGTCTGGCAACTTCAACTCCACCGCTGACTACAGTCCCTTCAATTCCAACGAGCGATCCCTGTCCGGAGCCTCCCACTACATCCACTCCGGCATGCATCACGTGAGG TCATGCGACACGGACGATCCGCCAGGCTTGCAGGAGAAGACCGAGTTCTTGCTGAAGGACTGGGTGGCCCTGTACGCACAGCAGACCCAACAAACGACACGCGATGCCCGAAACTTTGGGGCCTTTGTCCAGAAGATGAACACCTATGGAATACTGAAGACAGACGATCTGATTACGCGCTTCTTCCGCCAGGCGACGAACATCTGCACGGATGTGGTGTACCGCATGTTCGCGGACCCGAGCATGCCCATAAATCAGGCCAAGAACAAGATATTCCAGTGGATCGATGCGTTTGTGCATCTGATTGCGATGCTGGTGCGACACTCGGGCGAGCCGGGAAACCCCACGACGAAGATCAATCTGCTGAACAAGGTGCTGGGCATTGTGCTGGGCACACTGCTCAAGGACCACGAGATGCGTGGCGTCAGCTTTCAGCAGGTGGGCTACCATCGCTTCTTTATGATGCTCTTCATGGAGCTGTGCTCGGCCGATGTCAACCTGGACTCGCTGATGCACAGCATTGTGTCGGCCTTTGCCTACACGTACCACCTGCTCAGTCCCAGTGTGGCGCCCGGCTTCTGCTTTGCCTGGCTGGAGCTCATCTCACATCGCGTCTTCCTCGGCCGGATACTCGTTCAGATACCCGGCCAGAAGGGCTGGCTGCTCTACGCCACGCTGCTGCAGGATCTTTTCAAATATCTGGCCCCGTTCCTGCGCAACACGGAGCTGGGCAAGCCCGTGCAGCTGCTCTACAAGGGAACCCTGCGCGTTCTCCtagtgctgctgcatgactTCCCCGAGTTCCTGTGCGACTATCATTTCGGGTTCTGCGACACCATACCGCCCAACTGTGTTCAGATGCGCAACATCATACTGTCTGCGTTTCCGCGCAATATGCGCCTGCCCGACCCCTTCACGCCCAACCTCAAGGTGGACATGCTCTCGGACAGCAGCAACGCCCCCAAAGTGCTCAGCAGCTACATCGTGAACATCCAACCGCCGAACTTTAAGAAGGACCTCGACTCTTACCTCAAGGCACGCGCCCCAGTCACCTTCCTCTCGGAGCTGCGCGGCCATCTGCAGGTGACCACCGAGCCGGGCACCCGCTACAACATGACACTGATGAATGCTCTGGTCATGTATGTGGGCACACAAGCGATTGCACTCATTAG GAACAAAAACTTTGTGCCGAACACTTCCAACATTGCACACAGCGCGCACATGGATATCTTCCAGAATCTGGCCGTTGACCTGGACACGGAGGGTCGCTACCTGTTCCTCAATGCGATTGCCAATCAGTTGCGGTATCCCAACAGCCACACGCACTACTTTAGCTGTGCCGTCTTGCACCTGTTTGCCGAGGCAAACTCGGAGGCCATTCAGGAACAAATCACTCGAGTGCTGCTGGAGCGTTTGATTGTGAACCGCCCGCATCCGTGGGGACTGCTCATCACCTTCATCGAGCTGATCAAGAACCCCATCTACAAGTTCTGGGATCACGATTTTGTGCACTGTGCTCCGGAGATAACCAA ACTCTTCGAATCTGTGGCTCGCTCCTGCCTGGCCAAGTCGAATGTCACCCAGCAGCTGAACATGGCCGCCATCGATGGGGAGAGCCAGGAGGTGGCCAATATTAACTGA